One region of Eupeodes corollae chromosome 1, idEupCoro1.1, whole genome shotgun sequence genomic DNA includes:
- the LOC129938411 gene encoding serine-rich adhesin for platelets isoform X1: MLPQLTVYAKIIYLLMVVISGALCTAQDYVIMSQCAHNKAIYLAPEGKVSVTDIPMTQNITIAGTTDFWSTQVFKITLYAKKTQMYLCFNSNWKLVGMRKLQETCYFNESIVHGYFEYRSAVDPNRRVGFTHRGKAIGPKKNVTDACYFFTKIEADRFFHQYPNGFNPHHHHHTLPSSSTSSSSSSSSAFSSSYKRLPKSGKSASGKLTSTPTSPSSSSASASASLSSPSKASSLVGGGSLASSVSVSSSEGRGQSSLPRGRNRVVTGSGEGAARNRGSATVTRKPNGHNSNLSNSSTSNSRRGNNNLSSTNINHRNHHNHNNSHNNNVQQQPATQLHNIHQHPQSAQHHQVRHHHNDPNFIARRQQYQRDHKIQRLRNHQQQQSTNSMQRMTSDGDVSLPLPMSSPMSPVLSSVSSLSLSMAGSSPVGAFVLPPPTLASDDVAVSVSASAMPSRRKVRRKKINSKHRQAQQVTNAKDPKHRRASKQKQQKSLSMSSSSTTPTASSSTEDNLLSSDSSSSLSSASPQMVEELVSPSMSSAGGNVPSSSTVLASTTYTSYSSPSSDEPVSSSETSPTSLSDELLLSSSTSINPSPSTLSESFPSSTSVYPRSTSISLDEPSSLSFDELLPTPQLGDELMAMMMEPIGNDRTGGTSSTSTDDYSSSSSSSSFSTDSSGSSSTTSDATSESSSSSTIDSADLSSYRNHNDQYSNDEASSMPVLPNNLDNSMTEYLYSTSSSNRHRNINNSNFKKYYHNGNMGIEKLSRSSKKLPTIFNNINISNNNNPGNVTSAGSSVGFSGSSVTSTILETTAATKKSTTTTNHRNNYNISSYLNINNNSSRNSGSRKTNNKQNVDRFSSTTEQTTTTTTKPTLTTISNNFDENVTLSTNNNNQHSSYYSTSSTKINKNLHNSNLLDSETKKYYNKKSSTTTTFSTTTHSSPPTSPLQQFQQFQQQQQQLFSTSASNAAATESTSTTPTETTTATTRTSRLPYSKTSLMATPPFPVTAKKTAITMGNNNNSNSNRSNVNNFFAGEIVEGTYDAMADDDTISGGIGTGKLVAVGYLPTSASLSSLPESIRIAKIKINRERRNRLRRKLHIGS, translated from the exons aaaatataacGATAGCCGGCACAACAGACTTTTGGTCCACGCAAGTGTTCAAAATAACGCTGTACGCAAAAAAGACACAAATGTATCTTTGTTTCAACAGCAATTGGAAACTTGTTGGAATG agAAAACTACAAGAAACCTGCTACTTCAACGAGTCCATTGTTCACGGTTATTTCGAATATCGATCGGCTGTCGATCCAAACCGCCGCGTCGGTTTCACACACCGAGGTAAAGCAATTGGACCAAAAAAGAATGTCACAGATGCCTGTTATTTCTTTACGAAAATTGAAGCCGATcgattttttcatcaatatccAAATGGCTTCAACCCACATCACCATCACCACACATTACCATCATCATCCacatcatcttcttcttcttcatcatcagcATTTTCTTCCTCTTATAAGAGACTGCCTAAGTCTGGTAAGTCTGCATCAGGTAAACTAACATCAACACCAACATCACCATCCTCTTCATCAgcttcagcatcagcatcattaTCATCACCGTCAAAAGCTAGTAGCCTAGTGGGTGGAGGAAGTTTAGCATCATCAGTGTCAGTTAGCTCATCAGAAGGACGTGGACAGTCATCATTGCCACGCGGCAGGAATCGCGTGGTAACTGGAAGCGGAGAAGGAGCTGCCCGGAACCGTGGCAGTGCCACCGTCACTCGAAAACCAAACGGCCATAATAGCAACCTAAGTAATAGCAGTACCAGTAATAGTCGTAgaggaaataataatttaagtagcactaatataaatcatagaaatcATCATAACCACAACAACAGCCACAACAACAATGTACAGCAACAGCCAGCCACACAGTTACACAACATACATCAGCATCCACAATCGGCACAGCACCATCAAGTACGTCATCATCATAACGATCCTAATTTCATTGCTCGGCGTCAGCAATATCAGCGCGACCACAAAATCCAACGATTACGCAATCATCAGCAACAGCAATCAACGAATAGCATGCAACGAATGACGTCCGATGGTGACGTGTCATTGCCATTACCAATGTCTTCACCGATGTCACCGGTGCTATCGTCAGTATCCTCGCTGTCACTATCGATGGCTGGTTCATCGCCAGTCGGTGCTTTTGTGTTGCCGCCACCAACATTAGCTAGTGACGATGTTGCTGTTTCGGTATCAGCTTCAGCAATGCCAAGTCGTCGCAAGGTgagacgaaaaaaaattaacagcaAGCACCGTCAAGCGCAGCAAGTGACAAATGCAAAAGACCCAAAACATAGACGTGCCTCGAAACAGAAACAACAGAAATCGTTGAGCATGAGCAGTTCATCGACAACGCCAACAGCCAGTTCCAGTACAGAAGATAATCTGCTGTCATCTGATTCATCTTCTTCATTGTCATCGGCGTCACCTCAAATGGTTGAGGAATTGGTGTCGCCATCGATGTCATCTGCCGGCGGCAATGTACCATCATCATCGACAGTCCTAGCATCTACAACTTATACCTCATACTCATCGCCATCGTCCGATGAACCAGTTTCATCAAGTGAAACTTCACCAACGTCACTTTCCGATGAATTGCTgttatcatcatcaacatccaTTAATCCGTCTCCCTCAACCCTTTCCGAATCGTTTCCATCATCAACCTCCGTTTATCCACGGTCTACCAGCATTTCACTAGATGAGCCATCATCATTGTCATTCGATGAACTATTGCCAACACCACAATTGGGCGATGAACTGATGGCGATGATGATGGAGCCCATTGGCAATGACAGAACTGGTGGCACTTCTTCTACCTCGACCGATGATTACagcagtagtagtagtagtagcaGTTTTAGTACTGATTCCAGTGGCAGCAGCAGCACTACCAGTGACGCAACTAGTGAAAGTAGTAGCAGTAGTACAATCGATAGCGCGGACCTAAGTAGCTACCGCAACCACAACGATCAATACTCGAATGACGAGGCAAGTTCAATGCCTGTCTTGCCAAACAATTTGGATAATAGTATGACTGAATACCTATATAGTACTAGTAGTAGTAATAGGCatagaaatataaacaatagtaattttaaaaagtattaccaCAATGGCAACATGGGCATTGAGAAACTTAGTCGCAGTAGTAAAAAGTTAcccacaatttttaacaatatcaaCATCAGTAATAATAACAACCCTGGTAACGTAACCAGTGCTGGCTCCTCCGTCGGCTTCAGCGGCAGCAGTGTTACATCTACAATTTTggaaacaacagcagcaacaaaaaaatcaacaacaacaacaaatcatagaaataattataatattagtagttatttaaatataaacaataatagTAGTAGAAATAGTGGTAGTaggaaaacaaataacaaacaaaatgttgataGATTCTCATCTACAActgaacaaacaacaacaacaacaacaaaaccaactTTAACGACTATTAGCaacaattttgatgaaaatgttaCTCTAAGTACTAACAATAATAATCAACATAGCAGTTACTATAGCACTAGCAGCaccaaaatcaataaaaatttacaCAATAGCAATTTGTTGGatagtgaaacaaaaaagtattataataaaaaatcttCTACAACAACTACATTTTCTACTACTACTCATTCTTCTCCTCCTACTTCTCCTCTTCAACAATTTCAAcaattccaacaacaacaacaacaattattttcaaCTAGCGCATCAAACGCAGCCGCAACAgaatcaacatcaacaacaccAACAGAAACAACTACCGCAACAACAAGAACATCAAGATTACCATATAGTAAAACATCATTAATGGCAACACCGCCATTTCCTGTGACAGCTAAGAAGACCGCCATTACAATgggcaacaacaacaattccaATTCGAATCGAAGCaatgtcaataattttttcGCTGGTGAAATTGTTGAAGGAACATACGATGCTATGGCCGATGATGATACTATTTCCGGTGGAATTGGAACGGGAAAACTCGTTGCAGTGGGTTATCTGCCAACTTCAGCATCATTGTCATCATTGCCAGAATCGATTAGAAtagcaaaaatcaaaattaatcgAGAACGTCGAAATCGATTGAGAAGAAAACTGCACATAGgatcttaa
- the LOC129938411 gene encoding serine-rich adhesin for platelets isoform X2 yields the protein MSNQLRLLIFIVVISGALCTAQDYVIMSQCAHNKAIYLAPEGKVSVTDIPMTQNITIAGTTDFWSTQVFKITLYAKKTQMYLCFNSNWKLVGMRKLQETCYFNESIVHGYFEYRSAVDPNRRVGFTHRGKAIGPKKNVTDACYFFTKIEADRFFHQYPNGFNPHHHHHTLPSSSTSSSSSSSSAFSSSYKRLPKSGKSASGKLTSTPTSPSSSSASASASLSSPSKASSLVGGGSLASSVSVSSSEGRGQSSLPRGRNRVVTGSGEGAARNRGSATVTRKPNGHNSNLSNSSTSNSRRGNNNLSSTNINHRNHHNHNNSHNNNVQQQPATQLHNIHQHPQSAQHHQVRHHHNDPNFIARRQQYQRDHKIQRLRNHQQQQSTNSMQRMTSDGDVSLPLPMSSPMSPVLSSVSSLSLSMAGSSPVGAFVLPPPTLASDDVAVSVSASAMPSRRKVRRKKINSKHRQAQQVTNAKDPKHRRASKQKQQKSLSMSSSSTTPTASSSTEDNLLSSDSSSSLSSASPQMVEELVSPSMSSAGGNVPSSSTVLASTTYTSYSSPSSDEPVSSSETSPTSLSDELLLSSSTSINPSPSTLSESFPSSTSVYPRSTSISLDEPSSLSFDELLPTPQLGDELMAMMMEPIGNDRTGGTSSTSTDDYSSSSSSSSFSTDSSGSSSTTSDATSESSSSSTIDSADLSSYRNHNDQYSNDEASSMPVLPNNLDNSMTEYLYSTSSSNRHRNINNSNFKKYYHNGNMGIEKLSRSSKKLPTIFNNINISNNNNPGNVTSAGSSVGFSGSSVTSTILETTAATKKSTTTTNHRNNYNISSYLNINNNSSRNSGSRKTNNKQNVDRFSSTTEQTTTTTTKPTLTTISNNFDENVTLSTNNNNQHSSYYSTSSTKINKNLHNSNLLDSETKKYYNKKSSTTTTFSTTTHSSPPTSPLQQFQQFQQQQQQLFSTSASNAAATESTSTTPTETTTATTRTSRLPYSKTSLMATPPFPVTAKKTAITMGNNNNSNSNRSNVNNFFAGEIVEGTYDAMADDDTISGGIGTGKLVAVGYLPTSASLSSLPESIRIAKIKINRERRNRLRRKLHIGS from the exons aaaatataacGATAGCCGGCACAACAGACTTTTGGTCCACGCAAGTGTTCAAAATAACGCTGTACGCAAAAAAGACACAAATGTATCTTTGTTTCAACAGCAATTGGAAACTTGTTGGAATG agAAAACTACAAGAAACCTGCTACTTCAACGAGTCCATTGTTCACGGTTATTTCGAATATCGATCGGCTGTCGATCCAAACCGCCGCGTCGGTTTCACACACCGAGGTAAAGCAATTGGACCAAAAAAGAATGTCACAGATGCCTGTTATTTCTTTACGAAAATTGAAGCCGATcgattttttcatcaatatccAAATGGCTTCAACCCACATCACCATCACCACACATTACCATCATCATCCacatcatcttcttcttcttcatcatcagcATTTTCTTCCTCTTATAAGAGACTGCCTAAGTCTGGTAAGTCTGCATCAGGTAAACTAACATCAACACCAACATCACCATCCTCTTCATCAgcttcagcatcagcatcattaTCATCACCGTCAAAAGCTAGTAGCCTAGTGGGTGGAGGAAGTTTAGCATCATCAGTGTCAGTTAGCTCATCAGAAGGACGTGGACAGTCATCATTGCCACGCGGCAGGAATCGCGTGGTAACTGGAAGCGGAGAAGGAGCTGCCCGGAACCGTGGCAGTGCCACCGTCACTCGAAAACCAAACGGCCATAATAGCAACCTAAGTAATAGCAGTACCAGTAATAGTCGTAgaggaaataataatttaagtagcactaatataaatcatagaaatcATCATAACCACAACAACAGCCACAACAACAATGTACAGCAACAGCCAGCCACACAGTTACACAACATACATCAGCATCCACAATCGGCACAGCACCATCAAGTACGTCATCATCATAACGATCCTAATTTCATTGCTCGGCGTCAGCAATATCAGCGCGACCACAAAATCCAACGATTACGCAATCATCAGCAACAGCAATCAACGAATAGCATGCAACGAATGACGTCCGATGGTGACGTGTCATTGCCATTACCAATGTCTTCACCGATGTCACCGGTGCTATCGTCAGTATCCTCGCTGTCACTATCGATGGCTGGTTCATCGCCAGTCGGTGCTTTTGTGTTGCCGCCACCAACATTAGCTAGTGACGATGTTGCTGTTTCGGTATCAGCTTCAGCAATGCCAAGTCGTCGCAAGGTgagacgaaaaaaaattaacagcaAGCACCGTCAAGCGCAGCAAGTGACAAATGCAAAAGACCCAAAACATAGACGTGCCTCGAAACAGAAACAACAGAAATCGTTGAGCATGAGCAGTTCATCGACAACGCCAACAGCCAGTTCCAGTACAGAAGATAATCTGCTGTCATCTGATTCATCTTCTTCATTGTCATCGGCGTCACCTCAAATGGTTGAGGAATTGGTGTCGCCATCGATGTCATCTGCCGGCGGCAATGTACCATCATCATCGACAGTCCTAGCATCTACAACTTATACCTCATACTCATCGCCATCGTCCGATGAACCAGTTTCATCAAGTGAAACTTCACCAACGTCACTTTCCGATGAATTGCTgttatcatcatcaacatccaTTAATCCGTCTCCCTCAACCCTTTCCGAATCGTTTCCATCATCAACCTCCGTTTATCCACGGTCTACCAGCATTTCACTAGATGAGCCATCATCATTGTCATTCGATGAACTATTGCCAACACCACAATTGGGCGATGAACTGATGGCGATGATGATGGAGCCCATTGGCAATGACAGAACTGGTGGCACTTCTTCTACCTCGACCGATGATTACagcagtagtagtagtagtagcaGTTTTAGTACTGATTCCAGTGGCAGCAGCAGCACTACCAGTGACGCAACTAGTGAAAGTAGTAGCAGTAGTACAATCGATAGCGCGGACCTAAGTAGCTACCGCAACCACAACGATCAATACTCGAATGACGAGGCAAGTTCAATGCCTGTCTTGCCAAACAATTTGGATAATAGTATGACTGAATACCTATATAGTACTAGTAGTAGTAATAGGCatagaaatataaacaatagtaattttaaaaagtattaccaCAATGGCAACATGGGCATTGAGAAACTTAGTCGCAGTAGTAAAAAGTTAcccacaatttttaacaatatcaaCATCAGTAATAATAACAACCCTGGTAACGTAACCAGTGCTGGCTCCTCCGTCGGCTTCAGCGGCAGCAGTGTTACATCTACAATTTTggaaacaacagcagcaacaaaaaaatcaacaacaacaacaaatcatagaaataattataatattagtagttatttaaatataaacaataatagTAGTAGAAATAGTGGTAGTaggaaaacaaataacaaacaaaatgttgataGATTCTCATCTACAActgaacaaacaacaacaacaacaacaaaaccaactTTAACGACTATTAGCaacaattttgatgaaaatgttaCTCTAAGTACTAACAATAATAATCAACATAGCAGTTACTATAGCACTAGCAGCaccaaaatcaataaaaatttacaCAATAGCAATTTGTTGGatagtgaaacaaaaaagtattataataaaaaatcttCTACAACAACTACATTTTCTACTACTACTCATTCTTCTCCTCCTACTTCTCCTCTTCAACAATTTCAAcaattccaacaacaacaacaacaattattttcaaCTAGCGCATCAAACGCAGCCGCAACAgaatcaacatcaacaacaccAACAGAAACAACTACCGCAACAACAAGAACATCAAGATTACCATATAGTAAAACATCATTAATGGCAACACCGCCATTTCCTGTGACAGCTAAGAAGACCGCCATTACAATgggcaacaacaacaattccaATTCGAATCGAAGCaatgtcaataattttttcGCTGGTGAAATTGTTGAAGGAACATACGATGCTATGGCCGATGATGATACTATTTCCGGTGGAATTGGAACGGGAAAACTCGTTGCAGTGGGTTATCTGCCAACTTCAGCATCATTGTCATCATTGCCAGAATCGATTAGAAtagcaaaaatcaaaattaatcgAGAACGTCGAAATCGATTGAGAAGAAAACTGCACATAGgatcttaa